The following are encoded in a window of Peromyscus leucopus breed LL Stock chromosome X, UCI_PerLeu_2.1, whole genome shotgun sequence genomic DNA:
- the LOC114688497 gene encoding LOW QUALITY PROTEIN: transcription elongation factor A protein-like 4 (The sequence of the model RefSeq protein was modified relative to this genomic sequence to represent the inferred CDS: inserted 1 base in 1 codon), protein MCLLCPLLSLGVLSISSFPTPAPPKPPGQENKNLDLEELSREKARMPSMQGQMENGKAPQEEGQTEVAFPLGDKEXSENQAKAGDEGMLPKRQEQPEPERKAKQEGRAESQAKPESKGSSAGKRPAEDPLPRKAKRKTNKGLAHCLKEYKEAIHDMHLSNEDMIREFDNMARVQEEERKNKQKMGRIFWMQRSLQDPFSPRGPREFRGGCRAPQRDIEDIPYV, encoded by the exons ATGTGCCTTCTGTGCCCGCTCCTCAGTCTCGGTGTCctctctatttcctctttccccaccccagcccctcctaAACCCCCaggacaggaaaataaaaatctggacCTGGAAGAACTCTCGAGGGAGAAGGCACGAATGCCTTCCATGCAAGGACAGATGGAAAACGGCAAAGCGCCACaggaggagggacagacagaagtAGCCTTTCCTCTGGGAGACAAAG TGTCAGAAAAccaggcaaaggcaggagatgAGGGGATGCTACCAAAGCGCCAAGAGCAGCCAGAGCCtgagagaaaagcaaaacaggAAGGTAGAGCAGAGAGCCAGGCAAAGCCAGAAAGTAAAGGGAGCTCTGCAGGGAAGCGCCCAGCTGAGGACCCCCTGCCcagaaaagccaaaagaaaaaccaacaaggGGCTGGCCCATTGCCTCAAGGAGTATAAAGAGGCCATCCATGATATGCACTTGAGCAATGAGGACATGATTAGAGAATTTGACAACATGGCAAGGgtacaggaggaagagagaaagaacaagcagAAGATGGGGCGGATCTTTTGGATGCAAAGAAGTTTGCAGGACCCCTTCTCCCCAAGGGGCCCAAGGGAATTCAGGGGTGGCTGCAGGGCCCCACAAAGGGACATTGAAGACATCCCTTATGTTTAG